A single window of Penaeus vannamei isolate JL-2024 chromosome 24, ASM4276789v1, whole genome shotgun sequence DNA harbors:
- the LOC113803545 gene encoding probable acyl-CoA dehydrogenase 6: MALLGKSSLLFSRTIIATGRRGLYRSLSTVTNNSTKTKIQDGYYDQEHQELQRSLIKLIETEINPFVDEWEAAGQWPGHRIFKLLGQAGFLGINKPTEYGGLNLNYKYHAAYLEALGHIRAGGVSLGIGVQTDVATPALSRFGNEYVKREFLAPAISGDVVACLGVSEPGAGSDVAGLQTTARQQGDDLIINGQKLWITNACQADWICILANTSIGPPHRNKSLICVPMNTPGVNVARKLDKLGMRSSDTGHIFFDEVRVPAKNIVGEEGMGFIYQMKQFQEERLAMALGTLVPLKTILEETIDYTRERKAFGQPLLNNQYIHFRLAELETELECLRSLIYRAVDLLVAGQDVTKLASMCKLKSGRLARVFTDSLLQFWGGMGFTNEVLVSRLYRDLRLFSIGGGADEVMLSVICKYMNTLPHVPLKKVK; encoded by the exons ATGGCGCTGCTTGGCAAAAGTTCCCTGCTTTTCTCGCGTACAATTATTGCTACTGGCAGACGAGGGTTGTATAGATCATTATCTACAGTTACAAACAACAGCACGAAAACCAAGATACAAGATGGATATTATGACCAAGAACACCAGGAACTTCAAAGGTCTTTAATAAAA CTGATTGAAACTGAAATCAACCCATTTGTTGATGAGTGGGAGGCAGCAGGACAGTGGCCAGGCCATAGGATTTTTAAGCTCCTGGGTCAGGCAGGCTTTCTAGGCATCAACAAACCTACAG aATATGGTGGTTTAAACCTGAATTATAAATACCATGCTGCTTATCTAGAAGCCTTAGGTCACATTCGAGCAGGAGGCGTTAGTTTAGGTATTGGTGTGCAGACTGATGTAGCTACACCTGCCCTCTCCAG ATTTGGAAATGAGTATGTGAAGAGGGAATTCCTAGCACCAGCAATCTCAGGAGATGTGGTTGCATGTCTTGGAGTAAGTGAACCAGGTGCTGGCTCAGATGTTGCAGGGCTGCAGACAACAGCACGTCAGCAGGGGGATGACCTAATTATTAATGGTCAAAAGCTGTGGATTACAAATGCTTGTCAGGCTGACTGGATATGCATCTTAGCCAATACTTCCATAGGACCTCCACACCGCAACAAGTCTTTGATATGTGTGCCTATGAATACTCCAG GTGTCAATGTTGCAAGAAAGCTTGATAAGTTGGGAATGCGAAGTTCTGACACAGGCCACATCTTCTTTGATGAAGTACGAGTCCCAGCAAAGAATATTGttggagaagaaggaatgggattCATATATCAGATGAAACAG tttcaaGAAGAACGCCTTGCTATGGCCTTAGGGACTCTAGTTCCACTGAAAACAATCTTGGAGGAAACAATTGACTACACAAGGGAGAGGAAAGCTTTTGGGCAGCCTCTGCTTAACAATCAGTACATTCACTTTCGCTTAGCTGAGCTAGAAACAGAACTTGAATGTTTAAGATCACTGATTTATAGAGCAGTTG ATCTTCTTGTGGCTGGCCAGGATGTTACAAAGTTAGCATCAATGTGCAAATTGAAATCTGGTCGTCTTGCCCGTGTCTTCACAGATTCTTTACTGCAGTTTTGGGGTGGCATGGGTTTTACCAATGAG GTGTTGGTAAGCCGTCTGTATCGAGACTTAAGGCTCTTTTCCATAGGTGGAGGAGCAGATGAGGTAATGTTAAGTGTCATCTGCAAGTACATGAACACTCTGCCTCATGTACCTTTGAAGAAGGTGAAGTAA